In Candidatus Omnitrophota bacterium, the genomic window TGAGGGAAAAGGCGTCGAAGGCCGATGAGTGCCTCGATAAGATGCTGCGGATGCAGGCGGATTACGATAACCGCAGGAAGAGGCAGGATAAGGAGAAACTCGATTTCCTGAAGTTCGCGAACGAAGGGCTCATCACGGAACTCTTGAGGGTGATGGATGATTTCGAGCGCGCTATAGATTCGGCCAGGAACACGAACGACGCGAAGGTCCTGCTGCAAGGGATCGAGATGGTCAGGCGAGATTTCGAGGATATATTAAAGGACAGCGGATTGAATACTATAGATCCCAAGGGCCAGCCTTTCGATCCGGAGAAGCACGAGGCGATCGAGCATATAGAAGACGACACCCATCCGGCGAACACGGTGCTCGAGGTGATGAGAAAAGGATATGAGTTGAACGGCAAGGTATTGAGGCCGGCGTCGGTCAAGGTCTCAAATAATAAAGAAGAACAAAAACAAGAAGACAATAAGGAGGAGATATAAAATGGCAAGAG contains:
- a CDS encoding nucleotide exchange factor GrpE: MAEDKKVHIHESELNALREKASKADECLDKMLRMQADYDNRRKRQDKEKLDFLKFANEGLITELLRVMDDFERAIDSARNTNDAKVLLQGIEMVRRDFEDILKDSGLNTIDPKGQPFDPEKHEAIEHIEDDTHPANTVLEVMRKGYELNGKVLRPASVKVSNNKEEQKQEDNKEEI